From a single Sorghum bicolor cultivar BTx623 chromosome 5, Sorghum_bicolor_NCBIv3, whole genome shotgun sequence genomic region:
- the LOC110435993 gene encoding uncharacterized protein LOC110435993, whose amino-acid sequence MWGSVPRRRLTSATRPLASVPWLGDGDPTEWDEEATTATPILTAPLLEAETKKCSKKTVVEGAKFLQAAKYYFNQIAAQKRARLRVACDALAATRPLTSVPSLGEATPATSMGYPLRSTGPASSSEPEMLTFLETAKDYFKPAQGDLHNKHWICLKNSFNNGKCGSAPEVQEKCYKKTVGEKATALTSCCPCKSTGSASRTTSTGSAAWCSASRRSSLRRSLRQQDK is encoded by the exons ATGTGGGGAAGTGTGCCGCGGCGACGCCTCACTTCCGCGACGCGCCCCCTCGCCTCGGTGCCTTGGCTTGGTGATGGAGATCCGACAGAGTGGGATGAAGAGGCGACGACCGCGACACCGATCCTCACCGCGCCGCTGCTCGAGGCGGAGACGAAGAAGTGCTCCAAGAAGACGGTGGTGGAGGGGGCGAAGTTCCTGCAGGCCGCCAAGTACTACTTCAACCAGATAGCGGCTCAGAAGCGCGCGCGCCTCCGCGTCGCCTGCGACGCGCTCGCCGCGACCCGACCCCTCACCTCGGTGCCTTCGCTCGGTGAGGCGACGCCAGCCACTTCAATGGGATACCCGCTCAGAAGCACTGGACCGGCCTCAAGCTCG GAGCCGGAGATGCTGACGTTCCTGGAGACCGCAAAAGACTACTTCAAACCAGCTCAAGGAGATCTGCACAACAAGCACTGGATCTGCCTCAAGAACTCCTTCAACAACGGGAAATGCGGCTCG GCGCCAGAGGTGCAGGAAAAATGCTACAAGAAGACGGTGGGGGAGAAAGCTACTGCATTAACCAGTTGTTGCCCATGTAAAAGCACTGGATCAGCCTCAAGAACTACTTCAACAGGAAGTGCGGCTTG GTGTTCGGCTAGCAGAAGGTCGAGCCTGCGGCGAAGCCTGCGACAACAGGATAAATGA
- the LOC8062689 gene encoding hexose carrier protein HEX6, translated as MAVGLVDPGGSDGRQYGGRITKFVALSCVTAAMGGAIFGYDLGTSGGVSSMGSFLEEFFPDVYRRMKGDVRVSNYCKFDSQLLTLFTSSLYIAGLLTAMLLSSWFTARRGRRPSMIIGGAAFLAGAAVSGGAVNVYMAILGRALLGVGLGFANQAVLLYLSEMAPARYRGAFSNGFQLSLCLGSLAANIINYGAEKITGGWGWRLSLGLAGVPAALFTLGAVFLPETPNSLVQQGEDRGRVRALLQKIRGTDDAAAVDAELDDIVAANSTAARGGGGRGDSGLRLILSRPRYRPQLAIAVLMPAFTQLNGINAIGFYAPVLLRTVGMGESLALLSTVVTVVIYTASTVVFMFVIDRFGRRTLLIAGSIQMLVSEVMIGAVMAAKLGDEGGMPRGYAAALFVLIGVYVAGYSWSWGPMTWLVPSEVFPLEIRSAGQSITVASGFVFTIFIAQGFLAMLCRMRAWLFFFFAGWIVVMTAFVYMFLPETKGMPIEQIGKVWREHWFWGRVVGSSEELQATHKVSDNL; from the exons ATGGCCGTCGGTCTCGTCGATCCCGGCGGCAGCGATGGTCGTCAGTATGGCGGGAGGATTACTAAGTTCGTGGCCCTGTCTTGCGTCACCGCGGCCATGGGCGGCGCCATCTTCGGCTATGACCTCGGAACCTCTG GTGGCGTGTCATCCATGGGGTCGTTCCTGGAGGAGTTCTTCCCGGACGTGTACCGGCGGATGAAGGGCGACGTGCGCGTCAGCAACTACTGCAAGTTTGACAGCCAGCTCCTGACGCTCTTCACGTCGTCGCTCTACATCGCCGGCCTGCTCACCGCCATGCTCCTCTCGTCGTGGTTCACGGCCAGGCGCGGCCGCCGCCCGTCCATGATCATCGGCGGGGCGGCGTTCCTTGCCGGCGCCGCGGTCAGCGGCGGCGCCGTTAATGTGTACATGGCCATCCTGGGCAGAGCGCTCCTCGGAGTGGGCCTTGGGTTCGCGAATCAG GCAGTACTTTTGTACCTCTCTGAAATGGCCCCTGCACGATACCGAGGAGCATTCAGCAACGGGTTCCAGCTCAGCCTATGCCTCGGCTCCCTCGCCGCGAACATCATCAACTACGGCGCCGAGAAGATCACCGGCGGCTGGGGCTGGAGGCTGTCGCTGGGCCTGGCCGGCGTCCCCGCCGCGCTCTTCACGCTGGGCGCCGTCTTCCTGCCAGAGACACCCAACAGCCTGGTGCAGCAGGGCGAGGACCGTGGCAGGGTGCGCGCGCTGCTGCAGAAGATCAGAGGCAcggacgacgccgccgccgtcgacgcgGAGCTGGACGACATCGTGGCGGCGAACAGCACGGCGGCacggggcggcggcggccgcggcgacaGTGGCCTGCGGCTCATCCTTTCGCGGCCGAGGTACCGGCCGCAGCTGGCGATCGCCGTCCTGATGCCGGCGTTCACGCAGCTCAACGGGATCAACGCCATCGGGTTCTACGCGCCGGTGCTGCTCCGCACGGTGGGGATGGGCGAGAGCCTGGCGCTGCTCTCCACGGTCGTCACGGTGGTCATCTACACGGCGTCGACGGTCGTCTTCATGTTCGTCATCGACCGGTTCGGCCGCCGCACGCTGCTGATCGCCGGGAGCATCCAGATGCTGGTCTCCGAGGTCATGATCGGCGCCGTCATGGCGGCTAAGCTGGGGGACGAGGGCGGGATGCCCCGCGGCtacgcggcggcgctgttcgtcCTCATCGGCGTGTACGTGGCCGGGTACAGCTGGTCGTGGGGGCCCATGACGTGGCTGGTGCCCAGCGAGGTGTTCCCGCTGGAGATCCGGTCGGCGGGGCAGAGCATCACGGTGGCGTCCGGGTTCGTGTTCACGATCTTCATCGCGCAGGGGTTCCTCGCCATGCTGTGCCGGATGAGGGCCtggctcttcttcttctttgcgGGGTGGATCGTGGTGATGACGGCCTTCGTGTACATGTTCTTGCCGGAGACGAAGGGGATGCCCATTGAGCAGATTGGGAAGGTGTGGAGGGAGCACTGGTTTTGGGGAAGGGTTGTGGGGTCGTCAGAAGAATTGCAGGCGACTCACAAAGTCAGTGACAATTTGTGA
- the LOC110435995 gene encoding extensin-like yields the protein MPRAALIWLSANHGSLDLPNHTRPQTPHTHSHAAPAATATRRAATRRPLPAATRRPLPPCRRPPPISRPATHHPQLRPHLAPSPPPPCPQPASGPAASTPPLPAATQLAPYSPPSPTSHPPPPAPHPQCPVPTASPPPEREETEEEEEGRSRQGKEGGAGRERRGSTAGAVRHRRPSVSSSEHRVGQLHRHQGNGQ from the coding sequence ATGCCGAGAGCCGCCTTgatctggctctcggcaaatcaCGGTTCACTTGACCTGCCCAACCACACCCGCCCGCAAACCCCGCACACACACTCACACGCCGCGCCAGCAGCCACCGCCACCCGCCGCGCCGCGACCCGCCGCCCCCTCCCGGCCGCGACCCGCCGCCCTCtgcctccgtgccggcggcctcCACCCATCTCCCGTCCCGCCACCCACCACCCCCAACTCCGCCCCCACCTCGCCCCCTCCCCGCCGCCACCCTGCCCGCAACCCGCGTCCGGGCCGGCGGCGTCCACCCCGCCGCTCCCCGCTGCCACCCAGCTCGCCCCCTACAGCCCGCCCTCGCCGACCTCCCACCCGCCCCCACCAGCCCCCCACCCGCAGTGCCCAGTGCCCACCGCCAGCCCCCCACCCGAGAGGGAGGAGacagaagaggaagaggaagggagGAGCAGGCAGGGGAAGGAGGGAGGAGCAGGAAGAGAGAGGAGGGGCTCCACCGCCGGAGCTGTTCGTCATCGGCGGCCATCCGTGTCGTCGTCGGAGCACCGCGTCGGCCAACTCCACCGCCACCAAGGTAATGGTCAGTAG
- the LOC8062690 gene encoding uncharacterized protein LOC8062690 isoform X1, which yields MAAELVGSVVAQEAVNQILSRIKEGYQDKSDAKEHIERMEMAHIKLEAALETSNKWNVTSAPLLRWRSKLKRASQDCDNTLRRCRQRLQEEEEVQQAVRSSSFPKRMAHTAMSFVSSIFSGGDDDLLKGSTVARRFERFAEGASEFLRYVELGGTPCRYMFFDPLIRHLLTGKGTKYCLVTRGQHLSLLLQPFTTPKPGMEGNLIFLLEDANAPENNFFLSLQLRLSESIDIVGVVVRCLNLFTPHLSSTTETVKTKLTQVPTQDLSWVSDAYSAFGCYAEEMYNLHTVYSKWFRPNPLCCQQQDHQYAQRYNATSSSSESLPCDVYMEPVIQVYLLGHVTLSAGNNSPKREFPYMKLGAHFWPHAPCEDLLPALDGSATEMINGVVVQTGMHAKVSFEQLGDITIPKAVDCLRRDVAATSYEIMWKSKHGRAYLQVGKTTWRATAQEDRGRKHHKRLTGKKLLGWASANNEFMCSWIRHAPVQLQSLVVHWFQKEIQLPQPLLLKTNSCFHYCPIMLFSLKDNRSLVIRTIKSSSKFNG from the coding sequence ATGGCAGCAGAGTTGGTCGGTTCTGTAGTGGCCCAGGAGGCTGTTAACCAAATCTTATCAAGAATCAAGGAGGGTTATCAGGACAAGTCAGATGCAAAGGAGCACATAGAGAGGATGGAGATGGCACACATCAAGCTGGAGGCCGCCCTTGAGACCTCCAACAAGTGGAACGTCACCAGCGCGCCACTGCTGCGTTGGCGGAGCAAGCTCAAGCGCGCCTCACAGGACTGCGACAACACTCTGCGCAGGTGTAGGCAGCGCTTGCAAGAAGAGGAAGAAGTACAGCAAGCGGTAAGGAGCTCCTCCTTTCCGAAGAGGATGGCTCATACTGCCATGTCATTTGTTTCGTCAATCTTTAGTGGTGGTGATGATGATCTACTGAAAGGATCCACTGTCGCCCGGCGATTCGAACGGTTTGCAGAAGGTGCGAGCGAATTCTTGAGGTACGTAGAGCTTGGTGGCACACCATGCAGATACATGTTTTTCGACCCTTTGATACGCCATCTTCTCACTGGTAAAGGAACAAAGTATTGCCTTGTTACCAGGGGTCAACATCTATCACTGCTTCTACAGCCCTTTACTACACCAAAGCCTGGGATGGAGGGTAACCTAATATTCTTACTTGAAGATGCCAATGCTCCAGAGAATAATTTCTTTCTTAGCCTCCAATTACGGCTCTCTGAGAGTATTGACATAGTTGGTGTTGTGGTCAGATGCCTGAACCTGTTCACACCTCACTTAAGCTCAACAACCGAAACTGTGAAAACAAAGCTCACCCAGGTACCAACACAAGACTTGTCCTGGGTGTCTGATGCTTATTCTGCTTTTGGCTGCTATGCTGAAGAAATGTACAACCTTCACACCGTCTATTCAAAATGGTTTCGACCCAACCCGCTTTGCTGCCAGCAACAAGATCATCAATACGCCCAGCGCTACAATGCTACAAGCTCGTCATCTGAATCATTGCCATGTGATGTATACATGGAACCAGTTATCCAAGTGTATTTGTTGGGCCATGTCACACTGTCTGCTGGGAACAATAGCCCCAAGAGAGAATTTCCTTATATGAAACTTGGAGCACATTTCTGGCCCCATGCACCATGTGAAGATTTGTTGcctgcactcgacggttcagcaACAGAAATGATCAACGGGGTGGTCGTGCAAACTGGCATGCATGCAAAAGTTTCCTTTGAACAGCTAGGCGACATTACGATACCAAAGGCAGTAGATTGCCTTCGCAGGGATGTGGCAGCTACCTCATATGAGATTATGTGGAAGTCCAAGCATGGCAGGGCATACCTTCAGGTTGGGAAGACCACATGGAGAGCAACCGCTCAAGAAGACCGAGGTAGGAAACACCATAAACGATTGACGGGCAAGAAGCTGCTAGGATGGGCCAGTGCGAACAATGAGTTCATGTGCTCGTGGATTAGACATGCACCTGTCCAGTTGCAGAGCTTAGTGGTGCACTGGTTTCAGAAAGAAATACAATTGCCGCAACCTTTATTATTGAAAACTAATTCCTGCTTCCATTACTGTCCAATCATGCTGTTTTCATTGAAAGATAACAGGTCTTTGGTAATAAGGACAATCAAGTCGTCCAGCAAGTTCAATGGTTGA
- the LOC8062690 gene encoding uncharacterized protein LOC8062690 isoform X2 — MAAELVGSVVAQEAVNQILSRIKEGYQDKSDAKEHIERMEMAHIKLEAALETSNKWNVTSAPLLRWRSKLKRASQDCDNTLRRCRQRLQEEEEVQQAVRSSSFPKRMAHTAMSFVSSIFSGGDDDLLKGSTVARRFERFAEGASEFLRGQHLSLLLQPFTTPKPGMEGNLIFLLEDANAPENNFFLSLQLRLSESIDIVGVVVRCLNLFTPHLSSTTETVKTKLTQVPTQDLSWVSDAYSAFGCYAEEMYNLHTVYSKWFRPNPLCCQQQDHQYAQRYNATSSSSESLPCDVYMEPVIQVYLLGHVTLSAGNNSPKREFPYMKLGAHFWPHAPCEDLLPALDGSATEMINGVVVQTGMHAKVSFEQLGDITIPKAVDCLRRDVAATSYEIMWKSKHGRAYLQVGKTTWRATAQEDRGRKHHKRLTGKKLLGWASANNEFMCSWIRHAPVQLQSLVVHWFQKEIQLPQPLLLKTNSCFHYCPIMLFSLKDNRSLVIRTIKSSSKFNG, encoded by the exons ATGGCAGCAGAGTTGGTCGGTTCTGTAGTGGCCCAGGAGGCTGTTAACCAAATCTTATCAAGAATCAAGGAGGGTTATCAGGACAAGTCAGATGCAAAGGAGCACATAGAGAGGATGGAGATGGCACACATCAAGCTGGAGGCCGCCCTTGAGACCTCCAACAAGTGGAACGTCACCAGCGCGCCACTGCTGCGTTGGCGGAGCAAGCTCAAGCGCGCCTCACAGGACTGCGACAACACTCTGCGCAGGTGTAGGCAGCGCTTGCAAGAAGAGGAAGAAGTACAGCAAGCGGTAAGGAGCTCCTCCTTTCCGAAGAGGATGGCTCATACTGCCATGTCATTTGTTTCGTCAATCTTTAGTGGTGGTGATGATGATCTACTGAAAGGATCCACTGTCGCCCGGCGATTCGAACGGTTTGCAGAAGGTGCGAGCGAATTCTTGAG GGGTCAACATCTATCACTGCTTCTACAGCCCTTTACTACACCAAAGCCTGGGATGGAGGGTAACCTAATATTCTTACTTGAAGATGCCAATGCTCCAGAGAATAATTTCTTTCTTAGCCTCCAATTACGGCTCTCTGAGAGTATTGACATAGTTGGTGTTGTGGTCAGATGCCTGAACCTGTTCACACCTCACTTAAGCTCAACAACCGAAACTGTGAAAACAAAGCTCACCCAGGTACCAACACAAGACTTGTCCTGGGTGTCTGATGCTTATTCTGCTTTTGGCTGCTATGCTGAAGAAATGTACAACCTTCACACCGTCTATTCAAAATGGTTTCGACCCAACCCGCTTTGCTGCCAGCAACAAGATCATCAATACGCCCAGCGCTACAATGCTACAAGCTCGTCATCTGAATCATTGCCATGTGATGTATACATGGAACCAGTTATCCAAGTGTATTTGTTGGGCCATGTCACACTGTCTGCTGGGAACAATAGCCCCAAGAGAGAATTTCCTTATATGAAACTTGGAGCACATTTCTGGCCCCATGCACCATGTGAAGATTTGTTGcctgcactcgacggttcagcaACAGAAATGATCAACGGGGTGGTCGTGCAAACTGGCATGCATGCAAAAGTTTCCTTTGAACAGCTAGGCGACATTACGATACCAAAGGCAGTAGATTGCCTTCGCAGGGATGTGGCAGCTACCTCATATGAGATTATGTGGAAGTCCAAGCATGGCAGGGCATACCTTCAGGTTGGGAAGACCACATGGAGAGCAACCGCTCAAGAAGACCGAGGTAGGAAACACCATAAACGATTGACGGGCAAGAAGCTGCTAGGATGGGCCAGTGCGAACAATGAGTTCATGTGCTCGTGGATTAGACATGCACCTGTCCAGTTGCAGAGCTTAGTGGTGCACTGGTTTCAGAAAGAAATACAATTGCCGCAACCTTTATTATTGAAAACTAATTCCTGCTTCCATTACTGTCCAATCATGCTGTTTTCATTGAAAGATAACAGGTCTTTGGTAATAAGGACAATCAAGTCGTCCAGCAAGTTCAATGGTTGA